The window ACTTTAATCGCGTACTTGTAAATCTCATGGCCCCGCATCTTCATGTACAAGTCATTGCCATCGTGATCAGGATTGTATGATCGATCCAGTTTCAGAAGATAGGCGTGATTCAGGGTATCGGATCTTGTAACATGCGACAGGACCCCAATATTTTTTTCGGTGGACTCAACAAGGGTCGCGCCGGCGCCATCCGAGTATATCATACTGTCAATGTCATGCGGATCTGAAACTCTCGAGAGTGTTTCAGCCCCGATCACTAGGATTTTTTTTGCATCACCGGATTTGATATAGTAATTTGCGACTATCATTCCCTGCAACCAACCGGGACAGCCGAAGGGGATATCAAAAGCAACGGTATAAGGGTTTTCAATCCCCAGTTTATGCTTGACCCTGGCAGCGATGGTGGGAACCAAATCACTTCTTCTGTTGTCCGCCCTGACATCCCCAAAATTATGCGCCACTATGATGGCATCAAGGTCCTCCTTGTTGACTCCGTGGAGTGCTTGACGGGATGCCTGATAAGCGATATCCGATGTGTTCAGTTGGTTGTCCACATACCTTCTATTTTTGATGCAGGTTATATTTTCAAGCTTTTCGATGATATCAACATTTGATTTTAATATTTTGGTTCCATCTGGATTGAAAAATCGATGGTCGATGAAATGTTGGTTGGATATCTTCACAGTTGGAATATAGCTTCCGGTCCCGGTTATCATCATATTTGGCATGATGAAATCCACCTCCCTACCCTCAGGAAAACGCCCGGCCCCTGGTCCAAATCCAGGAGCAACTGATCGGCAAACAAAGCCAAGGCTCCCGCGAACATCGCGGTGAGCAGGGCATTCTTGATTACAATTAGGTCCACCAACATGAAAAAGTCCGGCAAGCGGATCGAAGCGCTGCCTTGAGGTCCCGGCGCCAGCAGGACCCGTTCGCGCTTGCGAGACAGCCCCGCAGACCAGTCAATAACTGTCCCCGGCGGCGGTGCCGTCCCGAAGGCACGCGCCATCTGAGCGGCCACCATCAAGGGCACACGCTAACATAGAAGCGCTCATTTTCCCGAGCCCGCCAGTGACCTGAATAGATCCACCACTGTTTCATCTTCATTAGCGTCTTCTGAATTATAGAGCCGGGATCTGAAAAGCAAGCGAATTCCCCGCGTCGGGTGACGGATTCGACGATATAGGGGCAACCCCTTTGACCCGGATGAAACCGGGTCCCGTTCTTCACCACGGTCAGAACCGCCCTCACTGAACGAAAACCGTTCTCGCCAGGTAGGCGGTATAGCCGACGTAGCAGGCCAGCAAGGCTGCGCCCTCAAGGCGGTTGATGCGCCCGGGCCCACGGAACCCGTAGCCGATGATGAACAGCGAAACGGTCAGGCCCGTCATGACCAGAATGTCCCGCGAAAAAACCTCGGCGGCCACCGTCGTCGGGTGGATCGCCCCGGCGATTCCCACCACGGCCAGGGTGTTGAACAGGTTGGAGCCAAGCACGTTTCCCAAGGCGATGTCATGCTCGCCTTTGCGGGTGGCGATAAGCGACGATGCCAACTCCGGCAGCGATGTTCCCACCGCGAC of the Desulfobacteraceae bacterium genome contains:
- a CDS encoding ketoacyl-ACP synthase III is translated as MDFIMPNMMITGTGSYIPTVKISNQHFIDHRFFNPDGTKILKSNVDIIEKLENITCIKNRRYVDNQLNTSDIAYQASRQALHGVNKEDLDAIIVAHNFGDVRADNRRSDLVPTIAARVKHKLGIENPYTVAFDIPFGCPGWLQGMIVANYYIKSGDAKKILVIGAETLSRVSDPHDIDSMIYSDGAGATLVESTEKNIGVLSHVTRSDTLNHAYLLKLDRSYNPDHDGNDLYMKMRGHEIYKYAIKVVPEVVKECLQKAGLNLTDVKKILIHQANEKMDETILKRLFKLYKINEIPEDVMPMTISWLGNSSVATLPTLLDLLQRGQLENHRLAPGDVVVFASVGAGMNINAMVYRI